The genomic window ATGTCGCACCGCTTCCAGCGGAGGTCCGGCAGGCTCAGCAGGCGGACGCCGGCCTCGCGGGCCCGCTGGGTGGGCCCGTCGTCGTAGGGCCGGACCACGATGACCTCCGTCGGCGGCACCGGCGGGTCCGGGAAGGGGTGCGAGCGCGGGGCCACGCCGCGGGTGATCTGGACGTAGAGCGTCCCCTCCCGGATCCCGCTCCGCTCGATCGTCGCCCGGACGCGCCCCATGAGGCGGCCCAGGTCGTGCTCCTCGAACTTCAGCTCGCGCAGGCTGCGCCCGAGCCGGGCCAGGTGCTCGGCCTCCAGGAAGCACCGGCCGCGGTACATCCGGAAGACCTCGTACACGGCGTCCCCGAAGAGGAAGCCGCGGTCCCAGACCGGCACCCTGGCCTCCTCGATGGGCACGATCTCGCCGTTCACGCACGCCAGGACCTGCATCGCCTCTCGTCCCTCGCCGGAGTCGGATCCGGGCCGCCCGGGGCGGCCTCGCCGCGGTCGCCGCGCCCGGCCGCCGACAGGCCAGGATACTGCCCCGCGGCATCGAGGGGCAATGCGGAGGCCCTCCTCGTCCCCGATTCGGGGGGCGGGAGGGCCTGCGTGGACCGCCGGGGATGGATCCAAGGGCGTCGGTGCACGCCCGGCCGCGGCGCGTGCGGCGGGCGCGACCCCGGGTCAACGGTCGCCGTGCTCGGCGCCGAGGGCGACGCCGCCGGAGGACTTCTGCGAGGCGAGCTTGTCGAGCTGGCGCTCCACCTCGGAGGCGGTCCGCAGGCTGCGGTTGACCACCTTGCCCTGGGCGTCGATCAGGAACATCGTCGGCAGCGAGATGATGCCGTACTCGGTCGCGAGCCGGCTGTCGATGCCGCCCGGCTCGAAGACCTGGGGCCAGGTCATCTGCTGCTCCTTGAGGAACGCCTCGAGGTCGGCCTTCTCGTTGTCCAGGCTGACCCCGACGATGGCCAGGCCCTTGGCCTGCGGCTTCTCCAGGAGCTTCACGAGGTCCGGGAGCTCGCGGCGGACCGACTGGCCGCCCCAGGACGCCCAGAAGACCACGAGCACCGGCTTGCCCTGGTACTGCGCCGTGTCCAGCGTCTCGCCCTTGAGGGTCGTCCCCTTGATCGAGAGCGGCTTGCCGACCAGGTCGAGCCGCCTGAGCGCTCCGGCGGCCTTCTTCCCGGAGGGCGTGTCGGGGTAGCCCTCCACGAGCTTGGTGTAGTCCTGGCGCGCCTTGTCCTCCTCGGCGTTGAACTCGTTGGAGCTGCCGAGCTGGAGCAGGACCTCGGCCGCCTCCTCCGACTTGCCGAACTTCGTCAGGAAGGCCTCCAGGTCGGCCATCCACTTCTTCTGGTTGGCCATGAAGTTGGAGCCGGGCTCCTCGTTCCGCATCACGAAGTCGGCCCCGATGAGCCGGTAGGCCGCGTAGGGGGAGATCCGGGTCCCCCCCTCGACCATGCCCTCGAGCACCTGGCGGGCCTTGGGATAGGCGCCGGTCTGGTAGGCCGCGATGAGGCTGTCCACGATCTGCTTGTTGTAGTTGAGCTGGTCCTCGGGCTCCTTGGCGACCTTGACGATGGCGCCCAGGAGCGGGATGCGGCCGTAGTGGAACCGGGCGACGTCCTTCTTCTCGCCCTGCTGGAGCGGCGCGTTGCCGCTGTCGTAGTCCGCCAGGGCCTTGAGGGCCTTCTCCATCGCCTCGTCGCGCTGCGGGCCGGGCCCGGCGGTGTCGAAGATGGCGGCGCGGATGCCGCCCGCCGAGGCGACGACCGGCTTGTCCGGATCCACGGCGCGGGGCAGCTCGACGAACTTCCAGGCGTCGCCGAGCTTTATCATCTCCGGCACCTGGAGGAACGAGACCTTCGCCCCGGGCGCGGCCGCGCCGGCGGCGGCGGGCGCGCCCGCGAAGACCACGGCGTTCTCGTAGAGGACGAGGTCCTCCCTGACGCCCGTCGCGGGGTCGGCCGGGATCACGTGGGGGTAGGTGCCGTCGAACCGATTCCAGACGGTCTTGGGGGTCCAGCCGGCGAGGCCCTGGAGCAGCGCCTCGACGGCGTCGGCCCGCCTGGCGGCGCCGGCGGTGACCTTGTCGACGACCTCCTTCGGCAGGCCGGCCTCGGCCAGCTCGGCCGGCGAGGCCATCAGCGACTCGAGCAGGGCCTGGTCGCGGGTGGCCAGCGCCTGGACGAGGACCTTGGAGGCCTCCTCCGCGGAGATCCGCTTCCAGCCGGCGATCTTGCCGCCCTTGATCGCGCCGACGCGGGTCCCGCCGGCATTCAGCCAGCGGCACTCGTCGGGGGAGCGGTCGCCGTCCAGGTCATTCTCGCGATAGACCTCGAAGCCGTCCTGGTAGTAGCTCCACTGGTTCAGGCTCTTGCCGCCGTTGGTGATCACGAACCGGCGGAGCAGCTTGCCCTGGCCGTCGCGGAGGGCGTAGCCCACGGTCCGCTTCTGCCCGTCGGTGACCATCTCCACCTTGCAGGCGTCGATCGCCGCCTGGTCCGCGGGGACGTCGTAATCGACGCCCGGCTGGGTGGGGCGGAACTTCAGCAGGTCCTTGGGCCCGTAAGCCGCGTGGCACCAGGGCGTCACGCCGACCAGCAACCCCAGGACGGCCACGGAACACCGCAGACTCCTCATGAGCCTCTCCTTAATGGCCGGCAACCGCGGGGCCCGGGGGACATTCCCTCGAGGGAGCCATCCGTCCCCGCCCCGGCCCGCGTGCCCGGCAGAACGAGCGCAATCGGCACCGACGATGCCATCTTCATCGGCAATCCGGCCGCTCCGCTGGAGTCGGCGGGGCCGGACTTTCGCATTGTCCGGGCCAAGTTGACCCCGAATCGCCCGGCGCGTCCAGGCGAGTTCCGGCCTTGCGGACGGGGGTAAGATGGATGTCTTGGCGCGTCGAAGCGAGGTGGGCGAGGCGGGCAAGTCGCCCGCGCCTCGGTCGGGGCGCGGGCGATGGCGGGATCAGCCGCGGAAGGTGGTCTTGGGCCGGGCCGCGGCGATCTCGTGCAGCGTGTGCATGATGTTGTACGCGGTGAGCTCGCAGAGCAGCCTGGTCACGTCGCCGTGGAGCTTCTCGCTCAGCTCGGGCTCGACCTTCCTCATCAGCTCGACGAGCCGCTCCTCCTGGGCCTTCAGCTCGTGGGCCTCGATCTTGCCGTCGGCCATGGCGTCCATGAACCCGGTGAGGCGCGAGGCGTAGTCGTTGATCAGCGGGGCGTCGGTCCCCTCGTCGAACCAGTTCTGCTTCCCGTGATTCTTGCTCATCGTTCCGCCCTTCGATGGGAGTGAATGTCCGGGTCGCCCCGGGTGGATTCCTCGGATGTCAATCCTCGATCAGACGCTTGATCTCGGCGACCCGCTCCTGGAGCCTCGCCCGCTCGTCGGGCCTCTTGAGGCGCTCGCGCCAGTCCCCCGGCAGGTAGGACATCGAGGTGCATTCCAGGACCGCCGCCAGCTCCTGCTTCTCCTTCTCCAGCCCCTGCGCGGAGGGGACGAACTCCTCGACGGCCGCCTTCAGGTCCTCGCCGGTGATCTCCTCGCGGTTGGCGATCAGGGCCCCGCGCTTGGCGATGAGGACGATGCTCTCGATGTCCGCGCCGCTGAGGCCCCGGGACGCGAGGCCCCCGGGCAGGAGGTCCGGATTGATGGGGGCCCGGTTCTTCCTCCCCATCACCTTGAACATGTAGCGGACCTCCTCCTCGTCCCGGGGGTTGAACAGGGGGAGGTGGACCTCCGCGCGGCCCTGCCGCTTGAGGTCGATCGGGAGCAGGTCGGGGCGGCTGGTGAGGAGCATCCAGATCAGCTTGCCGCGATAGCGGGTGTCCCCCATCTGGCTCGCGATCATCGAGAAGACGCGGCCGGAGGTGCCGGAGTCGCCGCCCGACTCCCGGTTCCCGAGCGCCGCGTCGGCCTCGTCGATGACGACGACCACGGGCCCCATGGCGCGGAGGACGCCCAGGAGCTGCTCGAGGTTGCCCTCGGTCTCGCCGACGTACTTAGAGCGGAAGTTCTTGAGCTTCACGCAGGGGACGCCCACGGAGCCGGCGAAGCACTCGGCCAGGTAGGTCTTGCCGGTGCCGACGGGGCCGCAGATCAGGTAGCCCATGGCCGTCGCGTCCAGCCGGCCCTTGGCCAGGAGCGACGCGTCGTCCACGAGCCTTTGCCGCACGCCGTCGTTGCCGACGAAGTCGTCCAGGGTGTGGGGCGGCTCGACGAACTCCACCAGCCCGCGGGCCTGCCGCTCGATGAGCCCCTTCTTGAGGGCTTTCAGGCTGCCGGCGTCCAGCCTCGCGCCGGACTTCTCGGCCCGGGCGAGGAGCCGCTCCAGGCTCACGAGGCTCAGGCCGCTGGTCAGCTCGGCGAGCTGGTCGGGGGTGAAGTCGGTGAGGTTGCCGAGGCGGCCGTCGCGGTTGTCGAACCAGGTCGCGAAGCCCTTCCGGGCCGCCGCGTCCGGCATCGGGACCTCGATCGTCGCGACCTGCGGGCTGCCCACGAGCCGCTCGTTGAGCTCGCTGAGGCGGTCGCAGAGCATGCAGATCGCGATGTTGCTCCGCTTGATGTAGGGGCTCTGCGCCCAGGAGAGGAACCGGACCAGCCGGGTCCCCTGCGAGCCGGCGAGCTGCGAGAGGTCCGTCGTCGGCATGAGGAACTGGGCGTGGTCGAAGATCACGGCCACGTTCACCCGCCGCGCCGGGTCGTCCTCCAGGATGTTCTTCTGGAAGAGCTGGTCGAGCAGCGCGAGGATGGCGTCGGGGTCCTTGGGCCAGAGCTTCGGCTCGCCGATCCGCTCGGAGACCGGGCCGAACATCTTGCGGAGCCGCTCGCGGTCGGTCCCGGCGGCCATCCGGAGGCCGTAGCTGAGGTCGTGGATCAGGACGATGTCCCAGCTCCCGAAGAGCTGGGTCGCCAGGAAGTCGGGGACCGAGCCGTACGCCCCCGGCGTGCCGTCGTCCTGCTTGACGACGTCGTTGACGTTACCGTGGAGCACGAAGACGCACGTCGTGCCCGCGAAGTACTGCTGGGCGAACTCCCTGGCCCAGCCGGGGTACCACTTGGGCACCAGGTCGTCGTAGGCCGGTACCGCCGGCGGGCTGCCCGGCGGGGGCGTCGGGGTCGAGGCCGGGGCGGCCTGATCGGGCGGGGTAGTCCCCTTGACCACGGTTCGGACTCCGGATGTTGGGGCCGGGGGCGGGAAGGCGTTGCGTCCGGGCGAGGGGCCGCGGGCAGGGTCGGCGCGGCCGCCCCGCGCCGGGCCTCCCCGGCGCCGGGCGCCGCCCCGCGGTCAGATCTCGGGCAGGGGCTCGAGCTGCTTCGTCCCCGGGCCGAGCTGCTTCGTGGACTGGGCGGAGGCCGGCGTGGCCAGGCCCATCTCCTTCTCGAACTCCTTGAGCGCGTCCTCGCCCATCGTCTTCTCGACGGCGATCTCCCGCTTCACGTCCTCCACGCCCTGCCCGGAGAGGTCGGCCGCCACGCGGACCTTGGCGCGGTTCTTGTCGATCTGGCTCTGGATGATGTCCTCGGCCTGGCCGAAGTCGGTCGTCACGTCGAAGTTGAACTGGTTGGCGAGCTGCGACATCTCGGCCTCGGCGCGGCTCATCTTGAGGTCGGCGTCGTACTTGGTGATCTTGTGCTTGACGTCCTCGAGCTTCTCCACCGCGTGCTTGATCTTCAGCAGGTTGTTGTTGTACGCCTGCTCGTGGAGGCCGAGCTGCCGCTCGTTCTCGGCGGCGTCCTCCCTGGCACGCTTGAGGTCGAGCGCGAGCTTGGCGGCGGTCTCGCGGTCCCCCGCGGAGAGGTAGGCCTTGATCTTGGCCTCGAGCGTCGAGACGACCTTGCGCTGGCCCTCCACCTGGCGGGTCACGCGTTCCACGAGCGCGCGGTACTGCGCCAGCCCCTCGCGGCCCTCGCGGAGCTGATCGACGGAGCGGTCGTATTCGTACTGCATCTGGGCGATCGGGTCATACCCGCTGAACATATTCGCCAGCTTGTTGAACTGGGCCGCGATGGCCTTCCAGAGCTTGCCGAGGATCATGATTCACCTGTGCCCCACGCTGTGAGTGGTTCCCGACGACGCTGTTATGGTAGTGAAGACCCGACGCAATTTCCACGAGGCCCCCGGGGGCCGCGACGCCTACCACCCCGCCCCCGCGCTCCCGGTGGACCAGGAGGCTCCCGCGCTCCCCGCGTCCGGGTCCGGCGCGGGGGACTCGGTGGCCATCGCGGCCCGGGGCGGGCCGGGTGCCGCGGGGACGTCCCCGGCCCGGAAGATCTGCGGCCCGACGGCCGGGACGCCGACGCGCCCGGCCCGGGCCCCCTGCATGGCGAGCTCGCGCAGGTAGGCCTGCTGGGCCGCGTCCGCGTACGCCTGGCGGACCTGCTGGATGGCGGCGGCGGCGACGCGGATCGCCTGCTCGTAGTCCTGCGATTGGTAGAGCTGCTGGGCCTGGCCGACCTGCCCCTCCGCGCCCGCCGTCCCCATCGTCACGCCCATGGAGAAGTAGCCCCGCGACTTGCGGATCATGCGGCCGGCCTCGCCGATCTCCCGCTCCGCCTGGCGGGCCAGGCGGATGTCCTCCTGCGCCAGCCGTTCGGAATAGGCGAGGTCCTGGGCCGCCCCCCGGACCAGCTCCAGGCAGCGCACCCACTCCCCGTTCGAGCCCCCGGCCTCCGCCGCGCGGAGCGCGGCTTCCGCGTTCCGGTGGTGCTGATTGGCGGCCAACCGGTCCTCCTCGTGCCCCGCCAGGAACGCCCCGACGCGGCTCGCCTCGCGGCGGACCCGGTCCAGCTCGTCGGCCAGCCGCTCGTAGGCCCGCACGTCGGCCTCCGCCTGGTTCCGCGCGGCCGCGAACTCGTCGAGGGCGCGGGCCAGCACCTGGCGGGCCGCCGGCCAATCCGGGCGTCCGTCGCGCATGAGGCCCACGGCCTGCTTCCGCGATTCCTGTGCCGAGGCGAACGTCCCCCGCGCCACCGACCCGATCGCCCGGTCGTTCTGGCGGAAGAAGCCGTCCGTCCCGTGCTCCAGGTCGTCGAGGGCGCGGGCCGCGTCCTGGCTCTCCGCGCGGACGGCCTTGAGGGCATTGAGCTGGTCGGCGACGCCGGACATGAGCCGGAAGACGGCGCGCTGCTCGTCGGCCAACTGGCCCAGGAGGCGGGAGCCCAGGAGGTATTTCTGCGCCGCGGGCGTGGCCGCCGCCGCGGCCTCATCCGCCTTGGCGTCGAACGTCTCCAGCAGCTTGGACGCCTGGGCCAGGTTCCCCGAGACCGCCTGCCACGAGCCCGGGGAGAACTCGCGTTTCAGCTCGTCCTGGAAGGCCGCATACTGGCCCATCGCCTCGCGCAGGCGGCGGGTCTCGCGGGCCCGCTCGGGCAGGTCCTTCTCGCAGGACTCTCGGGCCTTGAGGACGGAGTCGAGGGTCCGCCTGGCCTCGTCGAGCGACTCGTGGGCGGCCCGCAGCTGCGCCTGGGCCGCCTCCGGGTCGCCGTCGTGGACGGCCCGCCGCAGCCCCTCCAGGGCCTCGAACGTCCGGGCGATCGGGTGGTCCGGGTCGCCGCCGTCCTCGTCGAGACGGAGGCCGTCCTTGCGGTGGCGGCCCACCTCCTGGCCCAGGGATTTGAGGCTCTCGGCGACCTTGCGGCCGTCCGCGAAGCCGTCGAGGATACGCTGGATCCGGTCCCGGAGCGACGCGGCCCGCTGGCGGGCCGCCCCCAGCGACCGGCGGGCCCCGATCGGGTCCGGGACGAGGATCTTGCCGGCCTTCTCGGCCTCCCCCGCGATCCCCTCGACCTCCGGCCTGTAGGGGAGCGTCGGCAGGCCCTCCTTGTCCACCTCGCCCACGCGGCCGTCGATCTCCTTGCGAATTGCGGCCACGGCATCCGCGTCGGCCCGGGCGTCCTCGTGCGACCGATTGAGGACGTCCATGCTGGCCGCGCAGGCCTTGGCCTCCTCGTCGATCGTCTCGAAGGCCTTCGAGTCCGAGACGAGCTGCTCGGCCTCCTTGAGCTTCTGCGTGCCGAGTGCCGAGTCCTTCTTCGCCAGCTCCTGGGCCTTGTCGAGGACGTCCATCACCTCCAGCCAGCGGTCCCAGAGCCCGGTCAGGTGCTTCTGCGTCTCCTCGTAGAAGGCCAGCGTCTCGCCGCCCATCGGCTCCTTGAAGTCGGGATCCTCGATGGGGAGCTGCTTGAGCCTCGCCTTGAGGGCGTCCAGCCGGTCCATCACGTCCACGGCCTTCTTCTTGTAGTCCTTGATCTTGGACTCCACGGTGTTCCGGGTCCGCCGCCGGCCCAGCCAGATGAGGCCCGCCATGATGAGCCCGACGGCGACCAGGGAGGCCACCAGCGCCATCACCGCCTGGCCGGTCGTCTCACGCGGCGTGGCCGCCGGGGCGGGGGCCGCGGCGACCGCCCGCGTCGCCGGCCGGGATTCCGCCGATGGCGCCGGCGGGGCGGTGGCGGCGACCGCCGGGAGCTGGGCGTCTCCGGTCGGGACACGCGCCGTGGCCGGGTCGTTCGCCGCGATCGCGTTGTTCATGGCGGCGAGCAGGGCGCCGATCGCATCGGGGTAACGCTGCTCCCGCGCCAGCGGCACGAAGTGCCGCTCGATCAGCGAGACGCGGGCGGCCCGGTCCATGCCGGGACGATCCCGCAGCTCGCTCCCGGCGGCGACCTCCACCCGGTGGTCGTCGACCGCCACGAGGGTGATGATCGACCGCGCGGCGTCCAGCTTCAGGCCCTTCGCCTTCGCCTGCTCCCGCCAGGCTCTTTCGAGGTCGGCCACGTAACGGCCGGCGGACGCCGCGTCGCCGCCGGCGGACCGCACGACGACGACGAAGTAGGTCTGCGGGGAGGTCCGCTCCAGCTCCTCGATCGCCCGCCGCACGCCCGAGAAGTCGCCCGGGACCTCCGCGACGTAGAGCCGATCGCCGGTGTACGCCGGGATGGGCGACTTCTCCGCCGCCCGGGCGACGACCGCCGCGGCCATCGCCGCGACGACGACGGCTCCCCGCCACAGGACCCGCCGAATCACCGCTGAATCGGACACCATGTCTGCTCCAACCCCCGCTCTTGTGCCGAGGGACGCCGCCGGAATCGCGACGAGTCCCGATCGGCCGGACCGCGAAAGCGAATCCCATCCCCGCCAACTGTTCGCCCGGGAGGGGGGCTTTCTTGGATGACGATGCGGCGACCCCCGGGCGCCCGCCCGCCGGTGCCCGCGACCGCCCGGCGATGATAATCGAACCGTTTCCCTCGCAGCCATACGCATGGCCCGGAAGCGGCCGGCCCGCCGGCCCGGGTAAGCGTCTCGAAAGTGGGTGGGAAATTCCGTAGAACAGAGGTCTTCGATGCGTCGCCTCGGAATCAGTAGCCTTCTGTTCACGGAGGGTCCCCGTCATGTCCTTCGAGCATCTGCCCGAGCGGCAGGCCCGCCTCGCCCAGGATCTCTACGAGGAGCTCCGGGCGGCCTCGGACGCGGACATCCGGGCCATGGCCGAGCTGCTGGCCACCAAGCCCGACGACGAGCTCTTCGGCGAGGCCGAGTTCCAGCTCCGCGACATGGTCCATCGGGTCGGCGCCAAGGCCCTCCAGGCCGCTGCCATGCAGCGGAAAAAAGGGGGTATGTAGGGTCCAGCACGAGCTGCCCCCGCTGCTCCGAGGCCGCCCGCTTCAAGGGCTATCGGCCCAAGGGGCTGGTCTCGGCCCTGGGCCCGCTGCGCATCGAGCGCGGCTACTACCACTGCCCGCGATGCCGCGAGGGCCACTGCCCCGCCGACGCCGCCTTCGGCCTCGACGGCGGCGACCTGACCTCCGGCGCCGCCGAGCTGGCCTGCCTGGCGGCGGCCCGGGAGAGCTTCGCCAAGGCCGCCGATGTCGCCCTGCCGCGGATGTGCGGCCTGGACCTCGCCGAGTCCACCGTGGAGCGGGTCGCCGAGGCCGTCGGCGCCGAGGTGGGCCGGGCCATCGAGTCCAAGGTCCCCTTCGACGAGGCGGGCCCCTGGGCCTGGCACGTGGACGCCGAGGGGATGACCTGCGCCTACGTGTCGATCGACCTGACGGGCGTCCGCAGGCAGGGGCCCGAGGGGGCCGCGGCCGAGGGGGAGATGATCGCCGTGGGCATGGTCTACAACCCCATCCCCGAGGGCCGCGAGCGATGGGCGACCCAGGGCCGGCGCCGGCCCCCCCGGCAGGCGAGGTACGTCGCCAGCGCCGAGGGCCAGGAGGCGGTGGCCGAGCCGCTGCGACACATGGCCGCCCGGGCGGGCATGGGCGAGGCCCGGCGCTGGATCGCGGTGTGCGACGGCGGGTCGGGGCTGGAGGACCTGCTGAGGCGGCACTTCGGGCGGATCGACGCGGTGATCCTGGACTTCTACCACGCCAGCGAGCACCTGGGGGACCTGGCCAAGGCCTGGCACGCCGACGAGGCCCAGGCGGAGGCGGCGCACGCGGCGTGGTCGCATCGGCTGAAGCACGAGGGGGGCGCCGCGATGCTGGCCTGGCTGGAGGGCCTGGACGTCGCGGCCGCCCCGCGGGCGCGGGCGACGTGGGAGGCGACGGTGAACTACTTCCGCAACCAGCACCACCGGATGGACTACCCGGCCTACCTGGCCAAGGGGTGGCAGATCGGCTCGGGCCCGATGGAGGCCGGCTGCAAGCTGGTGATCAACGAGCGGCTCAACGGCACCGGGATGCGCTGGGGCCATCAGGGGGCCGACGCCATGGCCCACCTCCGGGCCCTCTACCTCAGCGAGTCCGCCCTCTGGACCGGCTTCTGGGCCAACCGCCGGAAGGCAGCTTGACCTTTACCACTTACAAGACGCTCACCCGGCCGGCCCTCGGACGCGGGCCCGCGCAAGCCGCATCCGAAAGCGAGGGTTCGACAAGGTCCGCAAACCGTGCATACGGGTTGGCAAAAGCCATATTAACCAAAAAAACAGCCTAATGAGGGATCGCAGTGCCGTCACGAGTGATGGCACGCTCGTAAGCATGACGTGACTTGGGATGAGACGGCGATCCGCGTCAGGTGTCGGTGAGGAAAGTGGGAAACCACGGGAGGCCTGGTTGCTCCTCGTCATCAATGTCCTAGGTTCAAGGTGCAGGGGCCTCGAGGGATGGAGGGAGGCGCCGCGCCCGCTCGAGGACCGTCGCGGGCGAGCCATCCCCGTCGAGGAGATCGCAGCGATCCTGGGAGGCACAACCATGAATCCGCCGCTTCGCGTGGTCTGCGGGAGCTGCCTGCGCAGCGTCGAGATCGATTCGCCGGAAGAATCGGGGCCGGTGACGGGCGGCGTCTGCCCCTACTGCGGGGATCGCGTGGACAGCGACACCGAGGCCACGACCTCGAGGACGCGAGTCGCGGAGGGCCCGCCGATCGAGGGCGACTCGCGCGGTGGCCAGCCGTCGAGCTGGGCGGGCCTCTGGAGCCGCGGCTCGCTCGGCTCGCTGGGGCGGTTCCAGCTCCGCGAGCGCCTGGGCGACGGCGGCTTCGGCGAGGTCTACCTGGCCTTCGATCCGAGGCTGGACCGGGACGTCGCCATCAAGGTCCTCAAGCAGGCCAACCCCACCGAGCGGGTGATGGAGCGCTTCTTCCGCGAGGCCCGGGCCGCCGCGCGGCTGGACCATCCGAACATCGTCGCCGTCCACGACGCGGGCTTCGACCAGGGCCGTTGCTGGGTCTCCTTCCACCTGGTGAACGGCCGGCCGCTGAACTGGTACCGCGACCATCATCGGCTCGACCCGCCGACGGCCGCCCGGATCCTGCGGGACCTGGCGGAGGCCGTGGACCATGCCCACCGCCAGGGGGTGATCCACCGCGACCTGAAGCCGGGGAACGTCCTGATCGACGACCACGGCCGGCCCCGGCTGATCGACTTCGGCCTCTCGCGCCGGTCGGACGTCGAGTCCAGCCTGACCC from Aquisphaera giovannonii includes these protein-coding regions:
- a CDS encoding ATP-binding protein, with amino-acid sequence MVKGTTPPDQAAPASTPTPPPGSPPAVPAYDDLVPKWYPGWAREFAQQYFAGTTCVFVLHGNVNDVVKQDDGTPGAYGSVPDFLATQLFGSWDIVLIHDLSYGLRMAAGTDRERLRKMFGPVSERIGEPKLWPKDPDAILALLDQLFQKNILEDDPARRVNVAVIFDHAQFLMPTTDLSQLAGSQGTRLVRFLSWAQSPYIKRSNIAICMLCDRLSELNERLVGSPQVATIEVPMPDAAARKGFATWFDNRDGRLGNLTDFTPDQLAELTSGLSLVSLERLLARAEKSGARLDAGSLKALKKGLIERQARGLVEFVEPPHTLDDFVGNDGVRQRLVDDASLLAKGRLDATAMGYLICGPVGTGKTYLAECFAGSVGVPCVKLKNFRSKYVGETEGNLEQLLGVLRAMGPVVVVIDEADAALGNRESGGDSGTSGRVFSMIASQMGDTRYRGKLIWMLLTSRPDLLPIDLKRQGRAEVHLPLFNPRDEEEVRYMFKVMGRKNRAPINPDLLPGGLASRGLSGADIESIVLIAKRGALIANREEITGEDLKAAVEEFVPSAQGLEKEKQELAAVLECTSMSYLPGDWRERLKRPDERARLQERVAEIKRLIED
- a CDS encoding redoxin domain-containing protein — its product is MRSLRCSVAVLGLLVGVTPWCHAAYGPKDLLKFRPTQPGVDYDVPADQAAIDACKVEMVTDGQKRTVGYALRDGQGKLLRRFVITNGGKSLNQWSYYQDGFEVYRENDLDGDRSPDECRWLNAGGTRVGAIKGGKIAGWKRISAEEASKVLVQALATRDQALLESLMASPAELAEAGLPKEVVDKVTAGAARRADAVEALLQGLAGWTPKTVWNRFDGTYPHVIPADPATGVREDLVLYENAVVFAGAPAAAGAAAPGAKVSFLQVPEMIKLGDAWKFVELPRAVDPDKPVVASAGGIRAAIFDTAGPGPQRDEAMEKALKALADYDSGNAPLQQGEKKDVARFHYGRIPLLGAIVKVAKEPEDQLNYNKQIVDSLIAAYQTGAYPKARQVLEGMVEGGTRISPYAAYRLIGADFVMRNEEPGSNFMANQKKWMADLEAFLTKFGKSEEAAEVLLQLGSSNEFNAEEDKARQDYTKLVEGYPDTPSGKKAAGALRRLDLVGKPLSIKGTTLKGETLDTAQYQGKPVLVVFWASWGGQSVRRELPDLVKLLEKPQAKGLAIVGVSLDNEKADLEAFLKEQQMTWPQVFEPGGIDSRLATEYGIISLPTMFLIDAQGKVVNRSLRTASEVERQLDKLASQKSSGGVALGAEHGDR
- a CDS encoding PspA/IM30 family protein encodes the protein MILGKLWKAIAAQFNKLANMFSGYDPIAQMQYEYDRSVDQLREGREGLAQYRALVERVTRQVEGQRKVVSTLEAKIKAYLSAGDRETAAKLALDLKRAREDAAENERQLGLHEQAYNNNLLKIKHAVEKLEDVKHKITKYDADLKMSRAEAEMSQLANQFNFDVTTDFGQAEDIIQSQIDKNRAKVRVAADLSGQGVEDVKREIAVEKTMGEDALKEFEKEMGLATPASAQSTKQLGPGTKQLEPLPEI
- a CDS encoding TPM domain-containing protein, whose protein sequence is MVSDSAVIRRVLWRGAVVVAAMAAAVVARAAEKSPIPAYTGDRLYVAEVPGDFSGVRRAIEELERTSPQTYFVVVVRSAGGDAASAGRYVADLERAWREQAKAKGLKLDAARSIITLVAVDDHRVEVAAGSELRDRPGMDRAARVSLIERHFVPLAREQRYPDAIGALLAAMNNAIAANDPATARVPTGDAQLPAVAATAPPAPSAESRPATRAVAAAPAPAATPRETTGQAVMALVASLVAVGLIMAGLIWLGRRRTRNTVESKIKDYKKKAVDVMDRLDALKARLKQLPIEDPDFKEPMGGETLAFYEETQKHLTGLWDRWLEVMDVLDKAQELAKKDSALGTQKLKEAEQLVSDSKAFETIDEEAKACAASMDVLNRSHEDARADADAVAAIRKEIDGRVGEVDKEGLPTLPYRPEVEGIAGEAEKAGKILVPDPIGARRSLGAARQRAASLRDRIQRILDGFADGRKVAESLKSLGQEVGRHRKDGLRLDEDGGDPDHPIARTFEALEGLRRAVHDGDPEAAQAQLRAAHESLDEARRTLDSVLKARESCEKDLPERARETRRLREAMGQYAAFQDELKREFSPGSWQAVSGNLAQASKLLETFDAKADEAAAAATPAAQKYLLGSRLLGQLADEQRAVFRLMSGVADQLNALKAVRAESQDAARALDDLEHGTDGFFRQNDRAIGSVARGTFASAQESRKQAVGLMRDGRPDWPAARQVLARALDEFAAARNQAEADVRAYERLADELDRVRREASRVGAFLAGHEEDRLAANQHHRNAEAALRAAEAGGSNGEWVRCLELVRGAAQDLAYSERLAQEDIRLARQAEREIGEAGRMIRKSRGYFSMGVTMGTAGAEGQVGQAQQLYQSQDYEQAIRVAAAAIQQVRQAYADAAQQAYLRELAMQGARAGRVGVPAVGPQIFRAGDVPAAPGPPRAAMATESPAPDPDAGSAGASWSTGSAGAGW